Proteins from a genomic interval of Rhinoraja longicauda isolate Sanriku21f chromosome 16, sRhiLon1.1, whole genome shotgun sequence:
- the LOC144601156 gene encoding LOW QUALITY PROTEIN: uncharacterized protein LOC144601156 (The sequence of the model RefSeq protein was modified relative to this genomic sequence to represent the inferred CDS: inserted 2 bases in 2 codons) codes for METLFNSSESELGFTQSSHHQVHAVEKPFACPDCGKGFTQTNNLKRHQRQVHAEEKLIPCPDCGKVFSQACNLKRHQQRVHTEQKTFPCPDCGKGFSQACNLKKHQRIHTGEKPFTCSECGKGFTASSGLLRHQLIHTGERPFTCSACGKGFVQLTNLRTHYQIHTGERPFICSECGKGFTQLCGLQKHQRIHIGERPFTCSVCGKGFTDFSRLQTHQQIHSGERPFICSECGKGFTDSSSLLTHRRIHTGERPFTCSVCGMGFVQLSQLQTHQPIHTGERPFTCSVCGKGFIHSYRLRSHQRLHTGERPFACSECGKGFTGLNYLKKHERLHTMERPFPCSVCGKVFIDTSRLQLHQRTHTGERPFTCSVCGKGFTGSNCLKRHERVHTGERPFTCFVCERAFMDATQLKSHLRTHTGEKPFTCSVCDKRFGKLYGLQVHQRIHTGERPFICSVCGKGFTNLAGLQKHQRIHTGERPFTCSVCGKGFIHSYRLRSHQRIHTXPFACPECGKGFTGLNYLKKHERVHTMERPFPCSVCGKVFIDTSQLQLHQRTHTGERPFTCSVCGKGFTNLAALQRHQRIHTGEKPFTCSECGRGFFQSSKLKTHKRVHAAEKPFRPFTCTECGKTFTRSSSLMRHQQFHTGERLFTCSECGKGFTQSSHLVRHQRVHTGERPFTCSECGKGFTQSSHLVRHQRVHTGERPFTCPECGERFTQSSSLMTHQRVHTGDRPYICSECGKSFARSSSLLIHQQVHTGERPYTCSECGKGYSRSSELLIHQQIHTGERPFSCPMCGKRFARSSNLVIHQRIHTGXRPFTCSECGRGFVQSSQLLKHRRVHTGERPFTCSVCGKGFACSSQLLTHRLIHTRDDSPALCGVGFTPRRMVKNSGCSTITAAETKQVHT; via the exons ATGGAGACATTATTCAATAGCTCTGAGAGTGAGCTGGGATTCACTCAATCTTCCCATCATCAAGTCCACGCTGTGGAGAAACCATTTGCCTGTCCtgattgtgggaagggattcactcaaACAAACAACCTGAAGAGACACCAACGGCAAGTTCATGCTGAGGAGAAGCTAATTCCCTGTCCTGATTGTGGGAAGGTATTTTCTCAAGCCTGCAACCTGAAGAGACACCAACAGCGAGTTCACACGGAGCAGAAAACATTCCCCTGTCCcgattgtgggaagggattctcCCAAGCCTGCAACTTGAAGAAACATCAGAGAATTCACACAGGGGAGAAGCcattcacctgctctgagtgtgggaagggatttacaGCATCATCTGGGCTACTGAGACACCAGCtgattcacactggggagaggccgttcacctgttcTGCGTGTGGGAAGGGATTTGTTCAATTGACGAACCTCAGGACACACTATCaaattcacaccggggagaggccgttcatctgctccgagtgtgggaagggatttactCAATTATGTGGGCTGCAGAAGCACCAgcggattcacatcggggagaggccgttcacgtGTTCTGTGTGCGGGAAGGGATTTACTGATTTCTCTCGGCTACAGACACACCAGCAGATTCACagcggggagaggccgttcatctgctctgaatgtgggaagggattcactgaTTCTTCCAGCTTGCTGACCCACCGGcgaattcacactggggagaggccgttcacttgTTCTGTGTGTGGGATGGGATTTGTACAGTTATCTCAGCTACAGACACATCAGCctattcacaccggggagaggccattcacttgttctgtgtgtgggaagggatttataCATTCATATCGGCTACGGTCACACCAGCGacttcacactggggagaggccgttcgcctgttctgagtgtgggaagggattcactggTTTGAACTACCTGAAAAAACATGAGCGGCTTCACACCATGGAGAGACCGTTCCCTTGTTCTGTATGCGGTAAAGTATTCATAGATACATCTCGGCTACAATTACACCAGCGaacacacactggggagaggccgttcacttgTTCTGTGTGTGGGAAGGGGTTCACTGGGTCGAACTGCCTGAAAAGACATGAGCgagttcacaccggggagagaccGTTCACTTGTTTTGTGTGTGAGAGGGCATTTATGGATGCAACTCAGCTAAAATCACACCTGCGGACTCACACGGGAGAGAAGCCGTTCACTTGTTCTGTGTGTGACAAGAGGTTTGGTAAATTATACGGGCTACAAGTACACCAGcgaattcacactggggagaggccgttcatttGTTCTGTGTGTGGGAAGGGGTTTACTAACTTAGCTGGATTACAGAAACACCAGAgaattcacaccggggagaggccattcacttgttctgtgtgtgggaagggatttataCATTCATACCGGCTACGGTCACACCAGCGAATTCACA GGCCTTTCGCCTGtcctgagtgtgggaagggattcactggGTTGAACTACCTGAAAAAACATGAGCGAGTTCACACCATGGAGAGACCGTTCCCTTGTTCTGTATGCGGTAAAGTATTTATAGATACATCTCAGCTACAATTACACCAGCGaacacacactggggagaggccgttcacttgTTCTGTGTGTGGTAAGGGGTTTACTAACTTAGCTGCATTACAGAGACACCAGAGAATTCACACCGGGGAGAAgccgttcacctgctctgagtgtgggaggGGATTCTTTCAGTCTTCCAAGCTGAAGACCCACAAACGAGTTCACGCTGCGGAGAAACCATTT aggccgttcacctgcaccGAGTGCGGGAAGACGTTCACCCGGTCCTCCAGCCTGATGAGGCACCAGCAgttccacaccggggagaggctgtTCACCTGCTCCGAGTGCGGGAAGGGGTTCACTCAGTCGTCCCATCTGGTGAGGCACCAGCgggttcacaccggggagaggccgttcacctgctccgagTGCGGGAAGGGGTTCACTCAGTCGTCCCATCTGGTGAGGCACCAGCgggttcacaccggggagaggccgttcacctgccccGAGTGCGGTGAGAGGTTCACCCAGTCGTCCAGCCTGATGACGCACCAGCGAGTCCACACCGGGGACAGGCCATACATCTGCTCCGAGTGCGGGAAGAGTTTTGCTCGATCGTCCAGTCTGCTGATCCACCAGCAGgtccacaccggggagaggccgtacACCTGCTCCGAGTGCGGGAAGGGATACAGCCGATCCTCAGAGCTGCTGATCCACCAGCAGATTCACACCGGGGAGCGGCCGTTCTCCTGCCCCATGTGCGGGAAGAGATTTGCCCGCTCGTCCAACCTGGTGATACACCAGCGGATTCACACGG acaggccgttcacctgctccgagTGCGGGAGGGGGTTTGTTCAGTCATCTCAGCTGCTGAAACACCGGCgcgttcacaccggggagaggccgttcacctgctccgtGTGTGGGAAGGGGTTCGCTTGCTCGTCCCAGCTACTGACGCACCGGTTGATTCACACCAGGGATGATTCACCTGCTCTGTGTGGGGTGGGATTCACTCCGAGGAGAATGGTTAAAAATAGTGGATGTTCAACCATTACTGCTGCTGAAACTAAACAAGTTCACACGTGA